The following proteins come from a genomic window of Deltaproteobacteria bacterium:
- a CDS encoding isoprenyl transferase → MVQQSLPADVVELQQRVAQAPLPRHVGIIMDGNGRWAEQRNHERLFGHKEGSESVRAVTRTARRIGVKALTLYAFSSQNWARPADEVAGLMDLLREYLLKERDELMDNGIRLNAIGELDKLPKFVREPLENLRKETANNPHMTLTLALSYGGREELARAARNLATQVAAGKLDPKQLDAAALEKELWTAGLPELDLVVRTSGEQRISNFLLFQLAYAELFFTDLLWPDFRDKAFLEAVLAFQNRERRFGKTSQQLASPS, encoded by the coding sequence ATGGTCCAGCAAAGCCTCCCTGCGGACGTCGTGGAACTGCAGCAGCGCGTGGCGCAGGCCCCGCTGCCCCGGCACGTGGGCATCATCATGGACGGCAACGGCCGCTGGGCCGAGCAGCGCAACCACGAGCGGCTCTTCGGACACAAAGAGGGCAGCGAGAGCGTCCGCGCGGTCACCCGCACCGCCCGCCGCATCGGCGTGAAGGCCCTCACCCTCTACGCCTTCTCCAGCCAGAACTGGGCCCGCCCGGCGGATGAAGTCGCCGGCTTGATGGACCTGCTCCGCGAGTACCTCCTCAAGGAGCGCGACGAGCTGATGGACAACGGCATCCGGCTCAACGCCATCGGCGAGCTGGACAAGCTGCCCAAGTTCGTCCGCGAGCCGCTCGAGAACCTGCGCAAAGAGACCGCCAACAACCCGCACATGACCCTCACGCTCGCGCTCAGCTACGGCGGCCGCGAGGAGCTGGCCCGCGCCGCGCGCAACCTCGCCACCCAGGTCGCCGCGGGCAAGCTGGATCCGAAGCAGCTCGACGCCGCGGCGCTCGAGAAGGAGCTCTGGACCGCCGGCCTGCCCGAGCTGGACCTCGTGGTGCGCACGTCCGGCGAGCAGCGCATCTCCAACTTCCTGCTCTTCCAGCTCGCGTACGCGGAGCTGTTCTTCACCGACCTGCTCTGGCCCGACTTCCGGGACAAGGCGTTCCTCGAGGCGGTGCTCGCGTTCCAGAACCGCGAGCGTCGCTTCGGCAAGACCTCGCAGCAGCTCGCGTCGCCGTCCTGA